The following proteins come from a genomic window of Pirellula staleyi DSM 6068:
- a CDS encoding PQQ-binding-like beta-propeller repeat protein, whose amino-acid sequence MKRFALFVLGSAVALASAASLRAENWPQWRGARLDGISAEKDLPTKFSPTENVAWRFPLPGPAGASPVVWDNQVFLTTVDGNDLTLMCIGTDGKLQWKQVVSEGNKVVRDGEGNSASPSPSTDGKHVWAFMANGTLACYTVDGKEVWKLNVQDRYGKLDIAFGMTSSPVLDGDKLYLQLIHGEGNPDTREAVVVCLDAASGKEIWKRDRPSDGKNECEHSYASPIIYRDAKHEFLLTHGADYAIAHRLKDGSEIFRVGNLNPKGNYNPTLRFVATPVAAEGMIVIPSAKNGPVFCLKPDAEGDVSFQDAAYFWQRERDTPDVPSPLVHDGIVYLCRENGNLITVDAKTGEEFYTQPTVRDRHRASPVYADGHIYLTARNGNITVVKAGKTFEIVSTNDMKESISASPAIAGGTIYIRTFDALYAIRKAK is encoded by the coding sequence ATGAAACGGTTTGCCCTGTTCGTTCTTGGTAGCGCTGTGGCTCTGGCATCGGCAGCGAGTCTCCGTGCGGAAAACTGGCCGCAGTGGCGCGGCGCACGTCTCGATGGCATTAGCGCCGAGAAAGATCTCCCCACGAAGTTTTCGCCGACCGAAAACGTCGCGTGGCGGTTTCCTCTGCCAGGACCTGCCGGTGCTTCGCCCGTCGTGTGGGACAATCAAGTCTTCCTCACCACGGTGGATGGAAACGACCTGACACTGATGTGCATCGGCACCGATGGCAAGCTGCAGTGGAAGCAGGTCGTCAGCGAAGGGAACAAAGTGGTGCGCGATGGGGAAGGGAACAGCGCCTCGCCGAGCCCATCGACCGACGGCAAACATGTGTGGGCCTTCATGGCCAACGGCACCCTCGCTTGCTACACCGTCGACGGCAAAGAGGTGTGGAAGCTGAATGTGCAAGATCGCTACGGCAAGCTCGACATCGCGTTTGGGATGACCAGCTCGCCGGTGCTCGATGGCGATAAGCTCTACCTGCAACTGATTCATGGTGAAGGGAATCCCGACACGCGTGAAGCAGTAGTGGTTTGTCTCGACGCAGCGAGTGGAAAAGAGATTTGGAAACGAGATCGTCCGAGCGATGGCAAAAACGAATGCGAGCACTCGTATGCCTCTCCGATCATCTACCGCGATGCCAAGCACGAATTTCTGCTGACCCACGGGGCCGACTATGCCATCGCCCATCGTCTGAAGGATGGGAGCGAGATTTTCCGCGTCGGCAATTTGAATCCCAAAGGGAACTACAACCCAACCCTTCGTTTTGTGGCAACTCCGGTCGCTGCCGAAGGAATGATTGTGATCCCTTCGGCCAAAAATGGTCCGGTCTTCTGTCTGAAGCCCGATGCTGAAGGAGATGTGTCGTTCCAAGATGCGGCCTACTTCTGGCAACGGGAGCGCGACACGCCCGACGTCCCTTCGCCACTGGTGCACGATGGGATTGTCTACCTCTGCCGCGAGAATGGAAACCTCATCACGGTCGACGCCAAGACAGGCGAAGAGTTTTACACACAGCCGACCGTGCGCGATCGTCACCGCGCTTCGCCTGTGTATGCCGATGGTCACATCTACCTGACGGCTCGTAACGGGAACATCACCGTGGTGAAGGCGGGCAAGACGTTTGAAATTGTCTCGACCAACGACATGAAAGAATCGATCAGCGCGAGCCCCGCGATCGCTGGCGGCACGATCTATATTCGCACGTTCGACGCCCTCTATGCGATTCGCAAAGCCAAGTAG
- a CDS encoding AarF/ABC1/UbiB kinase family protein: MRIRSIPQIYRNVRRWTEIISVLSKYGLADWLSQTNIDFAKDQLKNTDGEAIARLTREARIRLTLTELGPTFIKLGQLLSTRADVVGTELASELKQLQSAAPADPPDVVRRIVESELGETLEELFLEFDLSPIASASIGQVHRARLLTGEAVVVKVQHDKIEHTVNEDLEVLAGLAQLAETITEFKPYRPVATVADMGRTLRRELDFGREERNLQQFASLLKDDTTVHIPKSITDLSTARVLTMELMEGIAIENTAAIEAAGIDREEVARRGAKLYLQMIFVHGFFHADPHPGNVLLLPGNVIGLLDFGMVARIDERLREDIEEMLLSIVNHDVTSLTRVIKRIGAVPPNLDEAGLSNDVADFVGHYGTQALDQFDLSGALTDMTGIIRRYRIMLPTQVAMLIKVLVTLEGTSKLLSPKFSLMEVMQPFHRKMLLHRLSPLRQIKKFRRLMLEVEQMAEVMPQRIMQLVEQVQAGKFDVHLDHRGMGPSINRLVLGMLASALFVGSSMMLSSKVPPVLFQEKTWFGLHDLSILGLAGCITSILVGLRLLWAIGRSGHLDQKT, from the coding sequence ATGCGAATCCGTTCCATACCGCAAATTTACCGCAACGTGCGGCGGTGGACGGAAATCATCTCCGTACTCAGTAAGTACGGACTGGCCGATTGGCTCAGCCAAACCAATATCGACTTTGCCAAAGATCAGCTGAAAAACACCGATGGTGAAGCGATTGCGCGGCTGACGCGCGAAGCGCGCATTCGTCTGACCCTCACCGAACTCGGCCCGACGTTCATCAAGCTTGGCCAGCTTCTCAGCACCCGCGCCGATGTGGTGGGGACCGAACTTGCCAGCGAGCTGAAACAGCTGCAGTCGGCAGCCCCCGCCGATCCGCCTGACGTAGTCCGACGCATCGTCGAGAGCGAACTGGGAGAAACACTCGAGGAGCTGTTCCTCGAGTTCGACCTCTCGCCGATCGCTTCGGCTTCGATCGGACAAGTCCATCGTGCTCGCTTGCTCACGGGCGAAGCGGTGGTGGTGAAAGTCCAGCACGACAAGATCGAGCACACCGTTAACGAAGATCTCGAAGTCCTGGCGGGGCTTGCGCAGCTGGCCGAAACGATCACCGAATTCAAGCCATATCGGCCCGTCGCAACGGTCGCCGACATGGGGCGCACACTCCGCCGCGAACTCGATTTTGGACGCGAAGAACGGAACTTACAGCAGTTCGCCAGTCTGCTGAAAGACGACACGACGGTTCACATTCCCAAGTCGATTACCGACCTTTCGACCGCGCGCGTCTTGACGATGGAGCTGATGGAAGGGATCGCCATCGAGAACACCGCCGCCATCGAAGCAGCCGGGATCGATCGCGAGGAAGTGGCCCGTCGCGGCGCGAAACTCTACTTGCAAATGATCTTCGTGCACGGCTTTTTTCATGCCGATCCGCACCCCGGCAATGTGCTGCTGCTGCCGGGCAATGTGATTGGCCTGCTCGACTTCGGCATGGTCGCCCGGATCGACGAGCGACTCCGCGAAGATATCGAAGAAATGCTGCTGTCGATCGTGAACCACGATGTGACGAGCCTCACGCGGGTGATCAAACGGATCGGAGCAGTCCCCCCCAATCTCGACGAAGCCGGGCTTTCGAACGACGTGGCCGACTTCGTGGGTCACTATGGCACGCAAGCGCTCGATCAATTTGACCTCAGCGGCGCGCTGACCGATATGACCGGGATCATTCGCCGCTATCGCATCATGCTGCCGACCCAGGTGGCGATGCTCATCAAAGTGCTGGTGACCCTCGAAGGGACCTCCAAGCTGCTGAGCCCCAAGTTCAGCCTGATGGAAGTGATGCAGCCGTTCCATCGCAAGATGCTGCTGCACCGCCTCAGCCCGCTGCGACAGATCAAAAAATTCCGCCGCCTGATGCTGGAAGTGGAGCAAATGGCCGAGGTGATGCCGCAGCGGATCATGCAACTGGTCGAGCAGGTGCAGGCGGGCAAATTCGACGTCCATCTCGACCATCGCGGCATGGGGCCCAGCATCAACCGGCTCGTTCTTGGCATGCTCGCCAGCGCCCTGTTCGTGGGCTCGTCGATGATGCTCTCGAGCAAGGTTCCGCCGGTCCTGTTTCAGGAGAAAACCTGGTTTGGACTCCACGATCTCTCGATCCTGGGCCTCGCGGGCTGCATCACCAGCATCCTAGTCGGCCTGCGGCTCCTATGGGCCATCGGCCGCAGCGGCCACCTCGACCAAAAGACGTAG
- a CDS encoding Gfo/Idh/MocA family oxidoreductase, protein MHESSPLPSAKGAASRRSFLKHSSLLVAGSAIAASQVQIAQAAHSFGSDTIKIGLVGCGGRGTQAAVQALNTTGGDVKLVALADAFADRVQAAYRGIKGRHSEKVDVPKERQFVGLESYKELLKTDIDLVILATPPGFRPLHFDAAVAAGKHVFMEKPVAVDAAGVRKVLAATEEAKKKSLAVAVGLQRRHERRYMHCIEKLQEGAIGDIILSRAYWNGTTPWLKLRQPEWTELEYQMRNWYYFNWICGDHIVEQHIHNLDVINWIKNGYPVSAQGQGGCEVRKGKEYGEIFDHHMIEFTYADGSTMLSQCRHIPGCWNEVAEFVHGTKGKANPSGLIYDNDGKVTFDSTKDGGDGHQQEHHDLFADLRAGRLPNEGEWGALSTMTAIFGRMATYSGQKLSWDQCLKSEVVISPVERLAQLTDEPFVKPLPEGGYALPIPGVTKVV, encoded by the coding sequence ATGCACGAATCTTCTCCGCTCCCCTCGGCCAAAGGGGCTGCCTCGCGCCGATCGTTCCTCAAGCATTCGTCGCTGCTGGTGGCCGGAAGTGCCATCGCTGCCTCGCAAGTGCAGATTGCCCAGGCCGCTCACTCGTTTGGTAGCGACACCATCAAAATCGGCCTCGTCGGCTGCGGTGGTCGTGGCACTCAAGCTGCCGTTCAGGCCCTCAACACCACAGGCGGCGATGTCAAGCTTGTGGCCCTGGCCGATGCGTTTGCCGATCGCGTGCAAGCTGCTTATCGCGGCATCAAGGGACGTCACTCCGAGAAGGTCGACGTGCCAAAAGAGCGTCAGTTCGTCGGTCTCGAGTCGTACAAAGAACTGCTGAAAACCGACATCGACCTGGTGATTCTCGCCACGCCTCCCGGCTTCCGCCCGCTCCATTTCGATGCAGCTGTGGCCGCTGGTAAGCACGTCTTCATGGAAAAGCCAGTGGCTGTCGATGCCGCCGGTGTTCGCAAAGTGCTCGCCGCGACCGAAGAAGCCAAAAAGAAGAGCCTCGCCGTGGCTGTCGGCCTGCAGCGCCGCCACGAACGCCGCTACATGCACTGCATCGAAAAGCTGCAGGAAGGTGCAATCGGCGACATCATTCTGTCCCGTGCCTACTGGAACGGCACCACACCTTGGCTCAAGCTCCGTCAGCCTGAGTGGACCGAACTCGAATACCAGATGCGCAACTGGTACTACTTCAACTGGATCTGCGGCGATCACATCGTCGAACAACACATCCACAACCTCGACGTCATCAACTGGATCAAGAACGGCTATCCCGTTTCGGCCCAGGGCCAAGGTGGCTGCGAAGTCCGTAAGGGGAAGGAATATGGTGAGATTTTCGATCACCATATGATCGAATTCACCTACGCCGACGGCAGCACCATGCTGAGCCAATGCCGCCACATTCCAGGCTGCTGGAACGAAGTGGCCGAGTTTGTGCACGGCACCAAGGGGAAGGCCAATCCCAGCGGCTTGATCTACGACAACGATGGTAAGGTGACCTTCGATTCGACGAAGGATGGTGGCGACGGTCACCAGCAAGAGCACCACGACCTGTTTGCCGACCTCCGAGCTGGTCGCCTGCCTAACGAAGGGGAATGGGGGGCTTTGAGCACCATGACCGCCATCTTCGGTCGCATGGCCACCTACTCGGGCCAAAAGCTCAGCTGGGATCAGTGCCTCAAGAGCGAAGTGGTGATCTCGCCCGTCGAGCGCCTCGCTCAGCTGACCGACGAACCATTCGTCAAGCCACTCCCCGAAGGTGGCTACGCCCTCCCAATCCCAGGCGTCACCAAAGTGGTGTAG